The Candidatus Peribacteria bacterium region AGATGGATTTGCGTGTGGTGCCGGAGGAAGTGTTTGGGGCAGCGCTGCATTATTTTACCGGCAGCAAAGAGCACAATGTGCATATCCGACAGATTGGTATCCGCAAGGGGCTCACGATTTCCGAATGGGGCGTGTACGAAGGAACTGCAGAGAAAAAAGGAAAGCTGATGGCGTCTAAAACCGAGGAAGATGTGTACAGGGCAATCGGTCTTACGTACGTGGAGCCGGAATTGCGCGAGGACAGAGGGGAAGTGGAGCTCGCGCAAAAAGGGAAACTGCCGTCGCTTATTACTGAAAAAGATTTGCGTGGGGATCTCCACATGCACAGTACGTTCAGTGATGGCGCAGCGTCGATGATCGACATGGCGGAGGCGGCAAAAAAACTGGGACACGACTACATCGCCATCACGGACCACGGATCTGCAATGGGCATGGTGTATGGAATCAAAGAGGACAATATTGATGCGTATCTGAAAAAAATTGAGGAAGCGCGGAAGGCCGTGCCGGGGATTCACATTCTGGCAGGCGTGGAAGTCGATATCGAAAAAGACGGATCGCTCTATCTGTCCGACAGCGTTCTGAAGAAACTCGATTGGGTCGTGGCAGCAGTCCACGGGAATTTTGCAATGAGTGAGGAAGACATGACCAAGCGCATCCTTAGAGCTCTGGAGAATCCCTATGTCCGGCTCTTTGCCCACCCGACATCCCGCCTCCTCCTCAAGCGTGATCCCATCCGGTACGACATGGATGCCGTGATGAAAAAAGCGGCAGAGAAGGGGATTGCCCTGGAGATCAATGCATCACCGGACAGAATGGATCTGCATGATCAGCATGTACGGCGTGCGAAAGAAGCAGGGGTAACGCTCTGTATTGATAGCGATGCCCACCGGCCTGGAGGGCTGGATTATCGTTTCGGTCTCATCCAGGCGCGCAGAGGGTGGATTGAGAAAAAAGACGTGCTCAATACAAAAACCTGGGCGCAGTTTGAGAAGTGGCTCAAGCGTTGATCACTGTTGTCCGTTGTCGCAACAGGTCTCGCACAACACCCCGCAGACACTGCAGTGCTTTTTCAGTCTGCGTTCTATTAATGTGCCGCCACAGACAAGACAGCGTTCTTCAAGAGGACACTGTGTTATGGCCTGAGTTTCCACCATGTTCCTATGAGGGAAAGGCCAATCACTATGAAGAACGTGGCGACTATGTATGCAATCAGATCCGGCTGGATAAGAATCATGATGCCGAAGAGGAGTGCGAGGAGGCCGCTGGAGAGCAGGGAAGACCCGACGAGAGAAGATGGACGCATGGCAGTAGTATAACTGTGATTTGTGATACGAAAAAGCAAGGCACCCGTGAAGGTGCCTTGGCAGAAGGTCATTCGGATGGAGGATGTGACGCTTTGATGGAAATTGCTACAACAGCGCAGGGTTCACGTGGCAATCGGTCAGTTTGCGGCCGGGGAATAGCGCCTTGAAATGCGCCGGGCCCAGGATAGACAGTTCATGCTTGGCCGATGCAATGGCGTCTGCATTGCCGTTCTTTTTACAGTGTGTCAGGTGATCAGTGGCGCGGGTGCAGGCGTTGCCGTACATGAGGAAGCCATTGTTCTGTTCTTTGCCGGCGAGGAACAGTCGCATTTGGTGTGTGAACAGGAAGGCAAACAAGCCATCCTGGTCTCCCTCCTCGATTTCTCTCGCAGCGATAAGCGCGTCGGCCCCGTGCTTGCTATGGGCTCCAGAACGAGAGCTATACGCCTCCGCATACAACGTTTTTCCCGTCAGCGGTTCCTTCCAGCCGATGGCGCCCAGTGACGCGATCGCGTAGGCATTCGCATAGAACTTCACCAGAGCCGGACGGGGTGTGGTTGAAGCCGCGTAACTGGCGAAATCCGCATACAGGTCTTGGCAGACAGGCACGTCAGTCGCCTTGAAAGTCGCCTTGTTAAACCGACGAATCGATTGCAGCAAGTTGAATGTTGCCGTGCCGTTCCACGGAGACGGAACCGTCTCGGCAATCACATTCAGTTGCTGTGCATGATGCAGCACACGGTGCTGCCGCAGCAATTCTGTCAGCAGATCCTCGTTCCAGTGTTCAACATGCAGCCAGCCTTCTCCATGGGCAGGTAGGGTCGTGGTTTCCATTGTCTACATTCTCCTTTGAAGTGAATGACCAATAACGAGCTAACATCGCTGGTTACAGTCATCAAAAATGTTAGTTGCAGTAACCTACTATTTTTTAGGAACGTGTCAAATATTGTAAACATCAGGAAATTCTTGCTATCCCCCGCATCATTCGCCATCCTTTCCTCTATGCCCTCCACCCTTACACAGGCAATAGTGTCCACTCCGGTCGGTTCATTAAAGGTGACAGCATCGGAAAAAGGGCTCGTAAAAGTGTCATTAATGAACAAAAAAGGAGATCAGCAAAAACCGCAGCAGAAACTGCTCAATGAAATTATAAATCAAATAAAAGAGTACTTTGCAGGACACCGGAGGATGTTTGATGTCCCTCTGGATCGGGAGGGAACTGACTTCCAGAAAAAAGTCTGGAAGGAGACGGCAAAAATCCCCTTTGGAAAGACTCTCACCTACAGCGATATTGCCAAAAAGATCGGACATCCGAAGGCGGTGCGGGCGGTGGGGACTGCTCTTGGGAAGAATCCCGTCTGTATCGTGATTCCGTGTCACCGGGTTCTGCCTAAAAGCGGGGGAATCGGGAGCTATGCGTATGGGGCAAAGATGAAGAAATGGCTCCTTTCCCATGAGACGACAGTCACAGCATCCTAAAAAGCCCGAATTCGCACCTGAAAGCACTGTTTCCAGTTGCTTTTTCACGTTAAAGCCTCTATACAGTGTGCTCGCGCCTCCGGCTTTCGCGAGCGCTTTTCTTTAAACCACTATGGATATCCGCAATATCGCCATTATCGCACACGTTGACCATGGAAAGACTACCCTCGTTGATGCCCTTCTGAAGCAGGGTGGAGCCTTTGAGGCACACGAGACAGTGGGAGAGCTGATCATGGACTCCAATGATCAGGAACGTGAGCGCGGTATCACCATTTACGCCAAGAATACGTCTATCCAGTACAAGGATTGTAAAATCAATATCGTCGATACCCCGGGACATGCCGACTTCGGATCCGAAGTGGAGCGTATCCTCCGGACTGTCGATTGTGTTTTACTCTTGGTAGATGCACAGGAAGGACCTATGCCGCAGACAAAATTTGTTCTTAAAAAGTCGCTTGAATTAGGGCTCCGTCCAATTGTGGTTATCAATAAAATTGATAAACCTGCTGCAAGAGCCATGAAAGTGATCGACATGGTGTTTGATCTCTTTGTGACATTGGGTGCTACCGATGAACAGCTTGATTTCCCTTATATTTTCACCATTGCCCGCGAAGGAATTGCGAAGAAGAATCTGGAAGATGAATCTACGAACTTAAACCCGCTCTACGATCTCATCATGGAACATGTAAAGCCTGCAGATCAGAATATCGAGGCTCCTTTCCGTATGCAGCCCTCCAGTCTTGGTTACGACAACTACGTCGGACGCCTGGCTATTGGACGCGTGTATGAAGGAATTGCGAAAGTGGGAGACAAAGTCTTCATCCGCAATCTCGAGGGAGAAGTGCGCACAGGAAAAATTGCGAAGATCTTCATTTACCTCGGACTCAAGCGTGCAGAAGTACAGGAAGCACGCGCCGGAGATATTGTTATTATTGCAGGTATCCCCGACATCTACGTAGGAGAAACAATCGCAACTGCTGAAGACACACCGGCATTGCCAACGCTCAAAATCGACCCGCCCACTGTCACCATGACCTTCATGGTCAATGACTCTCCCTTTGCCGGCAAAGAAGGAAAGCTTGTGACTACCCGCCATATCAAGGCTCGTTTGGACAAAGAAAAGGAAACAAACGTGGGACTGAAGGTAGAGGAGGTCCCGAACAGCGATAGTTATCAGGTATCAGGACGTGGAGAGCTGCACTTGTCCGTGCTCCTTGAATCCATGCGTCGCGAAGGATTTGAAGTACAGGTCAGTCGCCCGCAAGTGATTATGCGGACGGGAGAGGGAGGCAAGAAGGAAGAGCCGATCGAACAGGCAATTATCGATGTGCCGGAAGCGTATCAGGGAACCATCATCAACCTGCTCAATGCCCGCAAAGGAGAGTTGGTCGATATGCGCACAGAAGAAGGTCACACTCGTATGGAATTCAAAGTACCGACGCGCGGATTGCTCGGGTTCCGTGGCGAATTTGTTGTAGAAACACGCGGTGAAGGAATTCTGAACCACTCCTTCATTGAGTATGCTGAATACAAGGGTGATCTGCCCGGCCGCACGCGTGGTTCCATCATCTCCATGCTTGCAGGAGAGGCAACCGGTTTCGATCTCTGGAAAATACAGGAGCGCGGTGTGCTCTTTATTGGACCTCAAACCAAGATGTACGAAGGAATGATTATTGGTGAGAGTGCAAAAGAGCAGGATATGGCGGTCAACGTTACCAAGGGCAAGAAACTCAGTAACATGCGTTCGTCCGGTGCCGACGAAGCCATTACCCTCGTGCCCGTGAAGCCGATGAGTTTGGAACAGGCGCTTGAATATATTGCCGATGATGAATTGGTAGAAATAACGCCCACCAACATTCGTCTTCGCAAGAAGCTTTTGACGGAGAATGAGCGTAAGCGCGGGTAATTAGTGTCACACTGAGCTCGTCGAAGTGTGTCATGCTGAGGACACTCGAAGCATGTCTGTACTATAATCTCTTCTCTTTCTATGTAGATTCCCTCCGGGGGCCGCTGCCGCGGGGGCATTCTTTTTGCCCGTGCAGCAAAAAGAATCAAAAAGTGCGGTCCGGGCCAGCCGCCCCTCCACTTGCCCCTTCACCCCCCGGGTGGCCGGACTCCACCCCGACGAAACCTCATTTTCCCTGCGGGAAAATGGACCTGGTGGAACTTCTTTTTTATTAGAACAAACAGAACTCCCTCGCCCGTTCCGGGAGAGGGGCGGGGAGAAGGAGTGGTCTCACAAACTCAGTACTTTCACCTTCCGATGTGCGCAATCCTTGCTGCACGCAATCATCTTTCCTGACTGCTGACACCCCTGGCAGATCACAGAATCCTTGCTGCACACATGACACGCTCCGCGCAGGTCGCCCGGATTGCCGCAGTGGACGCAGAGGGTGTAGCGCTGGCTTGGTTTGAGATCCTGATCCACCGCCACACGGTGATCAAACACAAAGCATTCGCCTTCAAATTTTTCGGACGGGCACTGTTCCAGGTAATTCAGAATCCCTCCCTGCAGCTGATACACATTCTTATAGCCTTCTTCCTGCATAGCCAGAATCGCTTTTTCGCAGCGGATGCCGCCGGTGCAGTACATCAGAACTTTCTTGTCCTTTGGAATGCCGGAGTGTTTCACGAAGTCCGGGAATTCCTGGAAGGTTTCTGTCTGCGGATCAATAGCGCCTTTGAACATGCCAATTGCGGTTTCGTAGGTATTTCTCGCATCAATCACCACCACATCCTCCTCATCCATCACTCTGTTCCATTCCTCCGGTGAGAGGTGATGATTCATGTCGCTGTCCGGATGCATGTCCGGGTTTCCGATGGCGACAATCTCTTCGCGGATCGTGACCTTCCATCTCTTGAACGGTTTCTCCGCTGTCGTGCTGTCTTTAAAAATCACGGAACCGAAACGTTCTGTAATCAGTGTCTTGAATGCGTCGATCGATTCTTTTGTTCCCGCGACTGTTCCATTAATCCCTTCATGCGCGACCAGCAGCAGGCCACAGAGCTGATGATCTGTGCCGGCATCAAAGAGTGACTGGCGCACGGCCTCCACATCTGCGATGTGCAGGAACTTGTAAAACGCGGTGATAGACCAGGTATTCTGCATACGACTAGTGAAACAGAGACGCAGGGCCGCCGCAAGCCGTGTTATACTGGGCCCATGATCACCGCACTTTCCATAAATGACGTTCTTGAACGCTTTAAAGCATCCAATGAGGGTTTGGCTGATTCTGCCGTCCAGGGAGTCCGGGCAGAATATGGCTGGAATGAGCTGCCGGAAAAGAAAAAATCACTGTTTGTGCTCTTTTTGCATCAGTTCAAAGATATCCTGATTTACATCCTCATCGGCGCCCTGGTGCTGATGATCGGAATGCGCGTGGCAAGCGGGGATGCATCCATTGAAAGTTCCATCGATATTATCGCGATTCTTCTGATTCTCGTCCTGAATGCGGGGCTCGGATTTATCCAGGAGTTCCGGTCGGGACAGGCATTGCAGGGTCTTCGGGAACTCACATCGCCACAGGCACGAGTGCGCCGCAATGGGAAAGAGTTTTTTATTCCCTCGCGCGAGCTTGTGCCGGGTGACATTGTTATTCTGGAAACAGGGGACCGCATTTCTGCAGACGGCCGTGTGCTGGAGGTCTCGCATCTGGAAGTGAATGAATCGAGTCTGACGGGAGAGAGTATCGCCGTCGCAAAAATAACGGAGCCCATTGCAGGAACACTCTCCATCGGCGAGCGGAAAAATATGGTGTTTGCAGGAACGCTCGTGACGCGTGGAGCAGGGATCTACATGGTGACCGCGACCGGACTCCAGACAGAAATCGGCACCATTGCATCGCTTGTGGCAGCTGCAGAAGCGCCGCCCACGCCGCTGGAAAGGCGTATGAAAAAACTGAGCGGTATGATCGGTATCGTTGTCCTGTTCCTGTGTGCCGGTCTCGCATTCGTCCAGTGGTCGCGCGGCGT contains the following coding sequences:
- a CDS encoding DUF3096 domain-containing protein is translated as MRPSSLVGSSLLSSGLLALLFGIMILIQPDLIAYIVATFFIVIGLSLIGTWWKLRP
- the typA gene encoding translational GTPase TypA, whose translation is MDIRNIAIIAHVDHGKTTLVDALLKQGGAFEAHETVGELIMDSNDQERERGITIYAKNTSIQYKDCKINIVDTPGHADFGSEVERILRTVDCVLLLVDAQEGPMPQTKFVLKKSLELGLRPIVVINKIDKPAARAMKVIDMVFDLFVTLGATDEQLDFPYIFTIAREGIAKKNLEDESTNLNPLYDLIMEHVKPADQNIEAPFRMQPSSLGYDNYVGRLAIGRVYEGIAKVGDKVFIRNLEGEVRTGKIAKIFIYLGLKRAEVQEARAGDIVIIAGIPDIYVGETIATAEDTPALPTLKIDPPTVTMTFMVNDSPFAGKEGKLVTTRHIKARLDKEKETNVGLKVEEVPNSDSYQVSGRGELHLSVLLESMRREGFEVQVSRPQVIMRTGEGGKKEEPIEQAIIDVPEAYQGTIINLLNARKGELVDMRTEEGHTRMEFKVPTRGLLGFRGEFVVETRGEGILNHSFIEYAEYKGDLPGRTRGSIISMLAGEATGFDLWKIQERGVLFIGPQTKMYEGMIIGESAKEQDMAVNVTKGKKLSNMRSSGADEAITLVPVKPMSLEQALEYIADDELVEITPTNIRLRKKLLTENERKRG
- the polX gene encoding DNA polymerase/3'-5' exonuclease PolX, with translation MTNADIAAVFERIGAVLNLQGENPFRVRAYDRAAQTIASMSEELKTVLANGGRDALLEIPGIGKDLADKIEELLSTGKLEYLIELQKKVPKGLFDIMEIPGMGPKKTKFVWEEFKVTSIPELETLATSGKLIGLKSWGEKSVQNILSGIAAKAKNGGRTALPVAMAIAEQMKERLMASKLCTKVEIAGSMRRRKETIGDIDFLVCGKKVQEIMEVFCTGEGVAEILAKGETKSSVRLESGLQMDLRVVPEEVFGAALHYFTGSKEHNVHIRQIGIRKGLTISEWGVYEGTAEKKGKLMASKTEEDVYRAIGLTYVEPELREDRGEVELAQKGKLPSLITEKDLRGDLHMHSTFSDGAASMIDMAEAAKKLGHDYIAITDHGSAMGMVYGIKEDNIDAYLKKIEEARKAVPGIHILAGVEVDIEKDGSLYLSDSVLKKLDWVVAAVHGNFAMSEEDMTKRILRALENPYVRLFAHPTSRLLLKRDPIRYDMDAVMKKAAEKGIALEINASPDRMDLHDQHVRRAKEAGVTLCIDSDAHRPGGLDYRFGLIQARRGWIEKKDVLNTKTWAQFEKWLKR
- a CDS encoding methylated-DNA--[protein]-cysteine S-methyltransferase, whose translation is MPSTLTQAIVSTPVGSLKVTASEKGLVKVSLMNKKGDQQKPQQKLLNEIINQIKEYFAGHRRMFDVPLDREGTDFQKKVWKETAKIPFGKTLTYSDIAKKIGHPKAVRAVGTALGKNPVCIVIPCHRVLPKSGGIGSYAYGAKMKKWLLSHETTVTAS